From a single Rutidosis leptorrhynchoides isolate AG116_Rl617_1_P2 chromosome 5, CSIRO_AGI_Rlap_v1, whole genome shotgun sequence genomic region:
- the LOC139850231 gene encoding uncharacterized protein — MHTDGVCGPEGAGAGIVLKSPEGKEYTFALRFSFPVTNNEAEYEALLSGMWVAKYLEVKELSVYVDSQLVANQFNGILEAHDEWMQKYLKLMQELAVDFELFQITQVSRMLNKKADALSKLDALTFSHFKKEIWVEEVKVKSIEEDSVSAAVEEEERSCMTPIIEFLTKGTLPIDSSEARKIKMKAPMYLLEKGILYRKSFLGPHLRCLNSTQAESIIWEVHEGMCALHSGHKTVASKIMRLRYYWPSM, encoded by the coding sequence ATGCACACAGATGGGGTTTGTGGTCCAGAAGGTGCAGGGGCAGGAATAGTCCTAAAAAGTCCAGAAGGGAAAGAGTATACCTTCGCACTGCGATTCAGCTTCCCTGTCACAAATAATGAAGCTGAATATGAAGCATTGTTATCTGGGATGTGGGTAGCAAAATATCTGGAGGTTAAAGAACTCTCAGTATATGTTGATTCGCAGTTGGTTGCAAACCAATTTAATGGAATACTAGAAGCACACGATGAATGGATGcaaaaatacttaaaacttatgcaAGAGCTAGCAGTCGACTTCGAATTGTTCCAGATAACTCAGGTTTCAAGGATGCTGAATaaaaaggcggatgcgctaagcaagtTAGACGCATTGACATTCAgtcattttaagaaagaaatttgggtTGAGGAGGTTAAAGTAAAATCTATTGAGGAAGACAGTGTTTCGGCTGCAGTTGAAGAAGAAGAGCGGAGTTGTATGACACCAATAATAGAATTTCTAACCAAAGGTACGTTACCGATAGATTCAAGTGAAGCAAGAAAGATTAAGATGAAAGCACCAATGTATCTGTTAGAAAAGGGAATTCTATATAGAAAGTCTTTTCTGGGACCTCATTTACGGTGCCTTAATTCAACTCAAGCGGAGTCAATCATATGGGAAGTACATGAGGGAATGTGCGCTTTGCACTCAGGACACAAAACAGTTGCATCCAAAATAATGCGGCTCAGATATTACTGGCCGTCAATGTAG